One window of the Hoplias malabaricus isolate fHopMal1 chromosome Y, fHopMal1.hap1, whole genome shotgun sequence genome contains the following:
- the LOC136679702 gene encoding RNA-binding protein 33-like, translating to MFSQQLFSLEPDSAPLLCGLIPAHPWGPCCSPQKDRGLPTIKKTPQSFLCIAGGASLQPVSSRNTKEKVQFLPLKTQRCVNQPFPPDQTQLPAQTLLHPKPHVNQSSASSMQAPHPGHLGFPSIQSQSSPQILPDPLNCAVIRPRMTQISPNSAHDLSEPPVLAQNTSFITTARPTPTPAAQVRPVARAVAGAVARGMPGAGRDGACARVAPEPELTGKSQGQEVKEDPHSSQSLLCEEKKEEMEEETKECGVGDDDKDTPCQSKAGEDEDGVTVWYQLQLQKQKRLREKLNLQKEKRRHMQAQNRWKQRQEKLQNVPPTLSEKKEKDDGMSVWVPAQANKGSRVVTFTRTQSYGRDTFRQLNSHQPVKL from the exons ATGTTCAGTCAGCAGCTCTTCAGCTTGGAGCCGGACAGTGCTCCCCTGCTCTGTGGCCTCATCCCAGCACACCCCTGGGGACCCTGCTGCTCTCCACAGAAAGACAGGGGCTTGCCCACCATTAAAAAAACACCCCAATCATTCCTGTGTATCGCTGGAGGAGCATCCCTCCAACCAGTGTCCAGCAGAAACACAAAGGAGAAG GTGCAGTTCCTCCCGCTGAAGACTCAGCGATGTGTGAACCAGCCTTTCCCTCCAGACCAGACCCAGCTGCCAGCTCAGACTCTACTCCACCCAAAACCACACGTTAACCAATCATCTGCAAGCTCCATGCAAGCCCCTCATCCTGGCCACCTAGGATTTCCGAGcatccaatcacagagcagccCTCAGATCCTCCCCGACCCTCTTAACTGTGCAGTCATCAGGCCCAGAATG ACCCAGATTTCTCCAAACTCTGCCCATGATCTGAGTGAACCTCCTGTTTTGGCCCAAAACACTTCCTTCATTACCACCGCTCGTCCCACACCCACTCCCGCCGCTCAGGTCCGGCCTGTTGCCAGGGCGGTTGCCGGGGCCGTTGCCAGGGGGATGCCCGGCGCTGGCAGGGATGGAGCGTGTGCCAGAGTTGCACCAGAGCCAGAGCTCACAGGGAAGAGTCAGGGTCAAGAGGTCAAGGAGGACCCCCACTCTTCTCAGAGTTTACTCTGCGAGGAAAAGAAGGAGGAAATGGAAGAAGAGACGAAggag TGTGGCGTTGGTGACGATGATAAAGACACTCCCTGCCAGAGCAAGGCtggtgaggatgaggatggtgTTACGGTGTGGTACCAGCTGCAATTACAGAAGCAGAAGCGACTGAGAGAGAAGCTCAATCttcagaaagagaagaggagacaCATGCAAGCTCAGAACAGATGGAAACAGAGGCAGGAGAAACTCCAGAATGTTCCCCCAACACTCTCGGAAAAAAAG GAGAAAGACGAtggtatgagtgtgtgggttcCAGCACAGGCGAACAAAGGCTCCAGAGTGGTCACTTTTACTCGGACACAATCCTATGGACGCGACACATTCAGGCAGCTCAACAGTCACCAACCAGTCAAACTATAA